The following nucleotide sequence is from Salinispirillum sp. LH 10-3-1.
AATGAAGTAAGAGGGTGAATTGCGTTCGACTGTTGAAGCGAGGTCACTGATCTGAGCGCTTCCTTAACAGATATTCTGTAAAACAGTGCTATTATTTAACCAGTGCTTTCTAAATATGTTCACGCAACGGGTTGCCATTTACGCGATTGCCTAACTACCATGCAGACACGGAAAAAAATCACCATATGACTAAGGGGATAACTCAAAAGCAGTCGAGTCAGCGTCGTTCCGTTGTCTTGATCATCGGCGGTCTAGTGCTTATGTGGTTGCTGACTGCCAGCATTCTTGCCGCGTTTTATCGAACCAGCGTAGACAACTTCAGTGCTGAAGCCAAAGACCGAATTTTGGTTAATACGCAGTATTTCGCGCGTAATCAAAGCCAGCTTACCAATGCAAAACTCAATGAGTTAGACAGCACTCTACGCGCATTATCATATATTGCATCTGCACCCGGAATACCGGATCAAGACATACAGGGTATCTTTTTGCTGCGTCGTCAAGTCAGCCCCGAGATTGCAGATTTTTTGTTGCTCGATCCTTCCGGCCAAATTCGGATTTGGACCAGAGGAAATGACGAGCCCGTCCCAGAAGTCAGTGACCGAGGCTACTTCCGCGTTCATTTAGAGCAGCCGAGTGAGCAGACTTTTCTCTCCAGCCCTGATTTAGCTCGAACAACCGAATCCCGCCCTTTTATTGCACTGAGCCGAGGGCTTTATTCACCTGATGGTGAATTTCTGGGCGTATTGGCCATGGCATTGGACATTGAACGACTGGCAAACACACTGGGTGGTGTCACGGAAATCGACGGTGTCAGTACGGTATTGGCAGATCTCTACGGTAGTTTGCTATTTCGTCGTCCGTTCCGCGAGTACGAGCCCGGGCAGACTCTCGAATCGATTGCCGGGTACGGTGGCAACCCACCGGAAAGAGCGAGCTTTGTTGTAGACTCGCCTTTTGATGGTGTGACACGTCAGGTATCGTTTCAGCGCCTGGAAAACTGGCCGTGGGTGGCTTTTGTGGGCGCCGATTTGGCCACGCCTAAGGCCGCCATAGAACGTTTCCAGTTTACGGAGCGCCTGCGACTGATTGTGCTCCTGGGTGTGTTCAGTGTGATGTTTGCGTCGGTGGCGTGGCTGACGTGGCGGCGCATGCAGTCAGAACAGGCGCTGATGGACGATATCGTTCAGCGCAAGGCAGTTGAAGAGCGTTTGGCATGGCAAGCCAACCATGATGCGCTGACGGGATTGCCGAACCGTATGCTGTTCTACGACCGGCTAAACCATACACTGCGGCGCAGTAGCCGTTCCAGACGGTCCTTTGGACTCATTTATATTGATTTGGATGGC
It contains:
- a CDS encoding diguanylate cyclase domain-containing protein produces the protein MTKGITQKQSSQRRSVVLIIGGLVLMWLLTASILAAFYRTSVDNFSAEAKDRILVNTQYFARNQSQLTNAKLNELDSTLRALSYIASAPGIPDQDIQGIFLLRRQVSPEIADFLLLDPSGQIRIWTRGNDEPVPEVSDRGYFRVHLEQPSEQTFLSSPDLARTTESRPFIALSRGLYSPDGEFLGVLAMALDIERLANTLGGVTEIDGVSTVLADLYGSLLFRRPFREYEPGQTLESIAGYGGNPPERASFVVDSPFDGVTRQVSFQRLENWPWVAFVGADLATPKAAIERFQFTERLRLIVLLGVFSVMFASVAWLTWRRMQSEQALMDDIVQRKAVEERLAWQANHDALTGLPNRMLFYDRLNHTLRRSSRSRRSFGLIYIDLDGFKAVNDQWGHTAGDQLLQEVAKRLQDSVRGSDTVARLAGDEFVILADQCGLEEAQALAEKVLSALTETIVLPEQEVNISASIGLAVAPLDGDSADGLIKAADKAMYFAKNTGKGKVAKTGDVVGPSIA